A stretch of the Erwinia sp. SLM-02 genome encodes the following:
- the rnhB gene encoding ribonuclease HII: protein MTDFIYPNAALIAGVDEVGRGPLVGAVVTAAVILDPANPIQGLADSKKLSEKRRLALYDEIVEKALSWSLGRAEPQEIDQINILHATMLAMQRAVAGLHIMPDFVLIDGNRCPALAMPSQAVVKGDSLVREISAASIIAKVTRDREMAELDLQYPEYGFAQHKGYPTALHREKLMQHGATPHHRRSFAPVRNALLDAEIAATRSRTL, encoded by the coding sequence ATGACTGATTTTATTTATCCCAACGCGGCGCTGATTGCCGGGGTTGATGAAGTGGGCCGTGGCCCGCTGGTCGGTGCCGTGGTGACCGCTGCGGTGATCCTCGATCCAGCCAACCCGATCCAGGGGCTGGCCGATTCGAAAAAACTGTCTGAAAAGCGGCGGCTGGCGCTGTACGATGAAATCGTTGAGAAAGCGCTGAGCTGGAGCCTGGGGCGGGCAGAACCGCAAGAGATCGACCAGATTAATATTCTGCATGCCACCATGCTGGCGATGCAGCGTGCCGTAGCTGGTCTGCATATCATGCCGGACTTCGTACTGATTGATGGCAACCGCTGCCCGGCGCTGGCGATGCCCAGCCAGGCCGTGGTAAAAGGGGATAGCCTGGTGCGTGAAATCAGTGCGGCCTCCATCATTGCCAAGGTTACGCGTGACCGCGAGATGGCCGAGCTGGATCTGCAGTATCCCGAATACGGTTTTGCCCAGCATAAAGGCTACCCAACGGCGCTACACAGGGAGAAACTGATGCAGCACGGTGCGACACCGCATCATCGCCGCAGTTTTGCCCCGGTGCGTAATGCGCTGCTGGACGCCGAAATCGCCGCGACGCGCTCCCGCACGCTGTAA
- the lpxB gene encoding lipid-A-disaccharide synthase has translation MPKHPLTIALVAGETSGDILGAGLIRALKEKHPDARFVGVAGPLMQAEGCEAWYEMEELAVMGIVEVLGRLRRILHIRRDLTARFTELKPDVFVGIDAPDFNITLEERLKQRGIRTIHYVSPSVWAWRQKRVFKIGRATDLVLAFLPFEKAFYDRFNVPCRFIGHTMADAMPIEPDKLAARQELGIAPDALCLALLPGSRNAEVEMLSADFLRTAMLLRQKYPQLEVVVPLVNPRRREQFEKIKAEIAPDLTMHLLDGKGRTAMVASDAALLASGTAALECMLAKCPMVVGYRMKPFTFWLAKRLVKTDYVSLPNLLAGRELVKELLQDECEPQKLAAALEPLLFNGEARQQLLATFAELHHQIRWNADEQAAAAVLELCP, from the coding sequence ATGCCTAAGCATCCCTTAACGATTGCCCTTGTCGCCGGAGAAACCTCCGGCGATATTCTTGGTGCCGGTCTGATCCGCGCGCTAAAGGAAAAGCATCCTGACGCCCGTTTCGTTGGCGTAGCAGGCCCGCTGATGCAGGCCGAAGGCTGCGAAGCGTGGTACGAGATGGAAGAATTAGCCGTGATGGGTATCGTTGAGGTGCTCGGACGGCTGCGTCGCATCCTGCATATTCGTCGGGATTTAACCGCCCGGTTCACCGAGCTGAAGCCCGATGTCTTTGTCGGTATCGATGCGCCCGACTTCAATATCACGCTGGAAGAGCGGCTGAAGCAGCGGGGTATCCGCACAATTCATTACGTCAGTCCGTCCGTCTGGGCGTGGCGCCAGAAGCGGGTATTCAAAATAGGCCGGGCAACTGACCTGGTGCTGGCCTTCCTGCCGTTTGAAAAAGCCTTTTACGACCGCTTTAACGTTCCCTGCCGCTTTATTGGCCATACCATGGCCGACGCGATGCCCATAGAGCCGGATAAGCTGGCCGCACGGCAGGAACTGGGCATTGCGCCCGATGCGCTTTGCCTCGCTTTGCTGCCGGGCAGCCGCAATGCTGAAGTTGAAATGCTCAGCGCTGATTTCCTCAGAACCGCCATGCTGCTGCGTCAAAAATACCCGCAGCTGGAAGTGGTCGTTCCGCTGGTGAATCCCCGCCGCCGCGAACAGTTTGAAAAAATCAAAGCAGAGATTGCGCCGGATCTGACCATGCATCTGCTGGATGGCAAAGGCCGTACAGCGATGGTGGCCAGCGATGCCGCACTGCTGGCCTCCGGCACTGCCGCACTGGAGTGTATGCTGGCGAAATGTCCGATGGTGGTGGGCTATCGCATGAAGCCTTTCACCTTCTGGCTGGCGAAACGTCTGGTTAAAACCGACTATGTCTCATTGCCTAACCTGCTGGCGGGGCGTGAGCTGGTGAAAGAGCTGCTGCAGGATGAATGCGAACCGCAGAAGCTGGCCGCAGCGCTGGAGCCACTGTTGTTTAACGGCGAAGCCCGTCAACAGCTGCTGGCGACCTTTGCCGAACTGCATCATCAAATCCGCTGGAATGCGGATGAACAGGCTGCGGCCGCCGTACTGGAGCTGTGTCCATGA
- the dnaE gene encoding DNA polymerase III subunit alpha yields MAEPRFIHLRVHSDYSMIDGLAKTGPLVKNAAKMGMPAIGITDFTNLCGLVKFYGTAHGQGMKPIIGADFNVASPLMGDELSQLTVLAADNEGYQNLTLLISRAYQRGYGPAGPTIDRDWLVEHHQGIILLSGGRRGDVGQMLLRGNPTGVAECLSFYQTHFPDRYYLELIRTGRPDEESYLHAAVDLAIAEGIPVVATNEVCFLKEDDFDAHEIRVAIHDGFTLDDPKRPKNYSPQQYMRTEEEMCELFSDIPEALENSVEIARRCNVTIRLGEYFLPQFPTGEMTTEDFLVMKSKEGLEERLEFLFPDEQLRAERRPEYDDRLDIELNVINQMGFPGYFLIVMEFIQWSKDNDVPVGPGRGSGAGSLVAYALKITDLDPLEFDLLFERFLNPERVSMPDFDVDFCMEKRDLVIDHVAEMYGREAVSQIITFGTMAAKAVIRDVGRVLGHPYGFVDRISKLVPPDPGMTLEKAFAAEPQLPEIYEADEEVKALIDMARKLEGVTRNAGKHAGGVVIAPTKITDFAPLYCDENGNHPVTQYDKNDVEYAGLVKFDFLGLRTLTIIDWALGMINARREKEGLEPIDIAAIPLEDQKSFDMLQRSETTAVFQLESRGMKDLIKRLKPDCFEDMIALVALFRPGPLQSGMVDNFIDRKHGREAISYPDIQWQHESLKPVLEPTYGIILYQEQVMQIAQVLAGYSLGGADMLRRAMGKKNPVEMAKQRGGFEDGAKARGVDGELAIKIFDLVEKFAGYGFNKSHSAAYALVSYQTLWLKAHYPAEFMAAVMTADMDNTEKVVGLVDECWRMGLKVLPPDINSGLYQFHVNDDGEIVYGIGAIKGVGEGPIEAIIEARNEGGYFRELFDLCARTDTKKLNKRVLEKLIMSGAFDRLGPHRAALMSALPDALKAADQHAKAEAIGQADMFGVLAEAPEQVEKSYSDVTPWPEQIQLDGERETLGLYLTGHPINQYLKEIERYVGGLRLKDMHPTERGKMTTAAGLVVAARVMVTKRGNRIGICTLDDRSGRLEVMLFTDALDKFQHMLEKDRILIVSGQVSFDDFNGGLKMMARDMMDIDEAREKYARGLAISLTDRQIDDQLLNRLRQSLEPHRSGTIPVHLYYQREDARAKLRFGATWRVSPSDRLLNDLRSLIGSEQVELEFD; encoded by the coding sequence ATGGCCGAACCTCGTTTTATTCATTTACGCGTTCACAGCGACTACTCCATGATCGATGGACTGGCGAAGACGGGCCCGTTGGTGAAAAATGCGGCGAAGATGGGCATGCCGGCGATTGGCATCACAGATTTCACCAACCTGTGCGGGCTGGTCAAATTTTACGGCACCGCACACGGGCAGGGCATGAAGCCGATCATCGGCGCGGATTTCAACGTTGCCAGCCCGCTGATGGGCGATGAGCTCAGCCAGCTGACCGTCCTTGCCGCAGACAATGAAGGTTATCAAAACCTTACCCTGCTGATTTCCCGCGCCTACCAGCGCGGGTATGGCCCGGCAGGCCCAACCATCGACCGCGACTGGCTGGTTGAGCATCATCAGGGCATTATCCTGCTCTCCGGTGGGCGGCGCGGCGACGTCGGCCAAATGCTGCTGCGCGGTAACCCTACCGGCGTTGCCGAGTGCCTGAGCTTCTACCAGACTCATTTCCCCGATCGCTACTATCTGGAACTGATCCGTACCGGCCGGCCGGATGAAGAAAGCTACCTGCACGCGGCGGTCGATCTGGCGATTGCCGAAGGGATCCCGGTGGTGGCAACCAACGAGGTCTGCTTCCTGAAGGAAGATGACTTTGATGCCCATGAGATCCGCGTCGCGATCCACGATGGCTTCACGCTTGACGATCCCAAACGACCTAAAAACTACAGTCCGCAACAGTATATGCGTACCGAAGAGGAGATGTGCGAGCTGTTCTCGGACATCCCGGAAGCGCTGGAAAACAGCGTCGAAATTGCCCGCCGCTGTAACGTAACGATCCGCCTCGGCGAATACTTCCTACCGCAGTTCCCGACCGGTGAGATGACCACCGAAGATTTCCTGGTGATGAAATCGAAAGAGGGGCTGGAAGAGCGTCTGGAATTCCTGTTCCCCGACGAGCAGCTGCGCGCCGAGCGCCGCCCGGAATATGACGATCGTCTGGATATTGAACTTAACGTTATCAACCAGATGGGCTTCCCTGGCTACTTCCTGATCGTGATGGAGTTTATCCAGTGGTCGAAAGATAACGACGTGCCGGTGGGGCCGGGACGTGGTTCCGGTGCCGGATCGCTGGTCGCCTATGCGCTGAAAATTACCGACCTCGATCCGCTGGAGTTTGACCTGCTGTTCGAACGCTTCCTCAACCCTGAACGCGTATCAATGCCCGACTTCGACGTTGACTTCTGTATGGAGAAGCGCGACCTGGTCATCGATCACGTGGCCGAGATGTACGGGCGTGAAGCGGTATCGCAGATCATTACCTTCGGTACGATGGCGGCGAAGGCGGTTATCCGCGATGTGGGGCGCGTGCTTGGGCACCCTTACGGCTTTGTCGATCGTATTTCCAAGCTGGTGCCCCCCGACCCTGGCATGACGCTGGAAAAAGCCTTTGCTGCGGAACCGCAGCTGCCGGAAATTTATGAGGCGGATGAAGAGGTTAAAGCGCTGATTGATATGGCGCGTAAGCTGGAAGGCGTCACGCGTAACGCCGGTAAGCACGCCGGGGGCGTGGTGATCGCGCCCACCAAAATTACCGACTTCGCCCCGCTTTACTGCGATGAAAACGGCAACCACCCCGTCACTCAGTACGATAAGAATGACGTGGAGTACGCGGGCCTGGTCAAATTCGACTTCCTCGGCCTGCGCACGCTGACGATCATCGACTGGGCGCTGGGGATGATCAATGCCCGGCGTGAAAAAGAGGGGCTGGAGCCGATCGACATCGCCGCCATCCCGCTTGAAGACCAGAAAAGCTTCGACATGCTGCAGCGCTCGGAAACCACCGCGGTATTCCAGCTGGAATCACGCGGCATGAAGGATCTGATTAAGCGCCTGAAGCCCGACTGCTTCGAAGATATGATCGCGCTGGTTGCGCTGTTCCGTCCCGGGCCGCTGCAGTCCGGCATGGTGGATAACTTTATTGACCGTAAGCACGGGCGTGAAGCGATCTCCTACCCGGATATTCAGTGGCAGCACGAGTCGCTGAAGCCGGTGCTGGAACCCACCTACGGCATCATCCTCTACCAGGAACAGGTGATGCAGATAGCCCAGGTGCTGGCGGGATACAGCCTGGGCGGCGCGGACATGCTGCGTCGTGCAATGGGTAAAAAGAACCCGGTCGAAATGGCCAAGCAGCGCGGCGGCTTTGAAGACGGCGCGAAGGCACGCGGCGTTGACGGCGAACTGGCGATCAAAATCTTTGACCTGGTGGAGAAATTCGCCGGGTACGGCTTTAACAAATCACACTCCGCTGCCTATGCGCTGGTGTCCTATCAGACCCTGTGGCTGAAGGCGCACTATCCTGCCGAGTTTATGGCCGCGGTTATGACCGCCGATATGGACAACACCGAGAAGGTGGTTGGCCTGGTGGATGAGTGCTGGCGTATGGGCCTGAAGGTGCTGCCGCCGGATATTAACTCCGGGCTGTATCAGTTCCACGTCAATGACGATGGCGAAATCGTCTACGGCATCGGGGCGATTAAGGGCGTGGGCGAAGGCCCGATCGAAGCGATTATTGAGGCGCGTAACGAGGGCGGATACTTCCGCGAACTGTTCGACCTCTGCGCGCGGACCGACACCAAAAAGCTGAACAAGCGGGTGCTGGAAAAACTGATTATGTCCGGCGCGTTCGACCGTCTGGGGCCACACCGGGCGGCATTGATGAGCGCGCTGCCGGATGCGCTGAAGGCCGCCGATCAGCATGCGAAGGCGGAAGCGATTGGCCAGGCGGACATGTTTGGCGTGCTGGCGGAAGCCCCTGAGCAGGTTGAGAAGTCCTATTCTGACGTAACGCCGTGGCCTGAACAGATCCAGCTGGATGGCGAAAGAGAGACTTTAGGGCTTTACTTAACCGGTCACCCGATCAATCAGTATTTAAAAGAAATTGAGCGCTATGTCGGTGGACTGCGCCTGAAAGACATGCACCCGACCGAACGTGGCAAAATGACCACTGCGGCCGGTCTGGTGGTGGCGGCCCGCGTAATGGTAACAAAACGCGGTAACCGGATTGGTATCTGTACGCTTGACGACCGTTCGGGTCGTCTGGAAGTGATGTTATTTACAGATGCGTTAGATAAATTCCAGCATATGCTGGAAAAAGACCGTATCCTGATCGTCAGTGGACAGGTCAGCTTTGATGACTTCAACGGCGGGCTTAAAATGATGGCCCGAGATATGATGGACATCGACGAAGCACGCGAAAAATATGCGCGTGGACTTGCTATATCGCTGACGGACAGGCAAATTGATGACCAGCTTTTGAACCGTCTCCGTCAATCCCTGGAACCCCATCGTTCGGGGACAATTCCGGTACATCTCTACTATCAGAGAGAGGATGCGCGGGCGAAGTTGCGCTTTGGCGCGACCTGGCGCGTGTCGCCCAGCGATCGTTTGTTAAACGATCTGCGGTCGTTGATAGGATCGGAGCAGGTGGAACTGGAGTTTGACTAA
- the fabZ gene encoding 3-hydroxyacyl-ACP dehydratase FabZ, with translation MTTETHTLKIEEIIELLPHRYPFLLVDRVLEFEEHKFLRAVKNVSVNEPFFQGHFPGKPIFPGVLILEAMAQATGILAFKSVGKLEPGELYYFAGIDEARFKRPVVPGDQMIMEVTFEKTRRGLTRFKGVATVDGKIVCEATMMCARSREA, from the coding sequence TTGACTACTGAAACTCATACTCTGAAGATTGAAGAGATTATTGAATTATTACCGCACCGCTACCCGTTTCTGCTGGTCGATCGCGTACTTGAGTTCGAAGAACACAAGTTCCTGCGTGCGGTGAAGAACGTCTCGGTTAACGAACCGTTTTTCCAGGGCCATTTCCCTGGTAAGCCGATTTTCCCGGGTGTGTTGATCCTGGAAGCGATGGCTCAGGCCACGGGAATTCTGGCGTTCAAAAGCGTAGGGAAACTGGAACCTGGTGAGCTGTACTACTTTGCCGGAATTGACGAAGCGCGCTTCAAGCGCCCGGTCGTGCCTGGTGACCAGATGATCATGGAAGTGACCTTCGAGAAAACCCGCCGTGGGTTGACGCGCTTTAAAGGCGTGGCGACCGTTGACGGTAAAATTGTCTGCGAAGCAACAATGATGTGTGCCCGCAGCCGGGAGGCTTAA
- the accA gene encoding acetyl-CoA carboxylase carboxyl transferase subunit alpha, with translation MSLNYLDFEQPIAELEAKIDSLKSVGRQDEKLDINLDEEVQRLRDKSVELTRKIFSDLGAWQIAQLARHPLRPYTLDYVRNVFTDFDELAGDRAYADDKAIVGGIARLEGRPVMIIGHQKGRETKEKIRRNFGMPAPEGYRKALRLMEMAERFNMPIVTFIDTPGAYPGVGAEERGQSEAIARNLREMSGLKVPVICTVIGEGGSGGALAIGVGDKVNMLQYSTYSVISPEGCASILWKSADKAPLAAEAMGIIAPRLKELNLIDSVIPEPLGGAHRNPLAIAASLKAQLLADLGELDALSKEELLDRRYQRLMNYGYA, from the coding sequence ATGAGTCTTAATTACCTGGATTTTGAACAGCCAATCGCAGAACTTGAAGCGAAAATTGATTCGCTCAAATCGGTTGGCCGTCAGGATGAAAAACTGGATATTAATCTGGATGAAGAAGTTCAGCGTCTGCGCGATAAAAGCGTAGAACTGACGCGTAAAATCTTCTCCGATTTAGGTGCATGGCAGATCGCGCAGCTTGCGCGTCATCCGCTGCGTCCTTATACGCTGGATTATGTTCGTAACGTTTTCACTGATTTTGATGAGCTGGCGGGCGACCGTGCCTATGCCGATGACAAAGCCATCGTGGGTGGTATCGCTCGTCTGGAAGGCCGTCCTGTGATGATCATTGGTCATCAGAAAGGGCGCGAAACCAAAGAGAAAATCCGCCGTAACTTCGGCATGCCGGCACCGGAAGGTTACCGTAAAGCGCTGCGTCTGATGGAGATGGCCGAGCGTTTTAACATGCCAATCGTGACCTTTATCGATACTCCGGGTGCTTATCCTGGCGTGGGTGCTGAAGAGCGCGGTCAGTCTGAAGCCATCGCCCGTAACCTGCGTGAGATGTCCGGCCTGAAAGTGCCGGTGATCTGTACGGTGATTGGTGAGGGTGGCTCAGGCGGCGCGCTCGCTATCGGCGTGGGCGATAAAGTGAACATGCTGCAGTACAGCACCTACTCGGTGATCTCACCGGAAGGCTGTGCGTCGATTCTGTGGAAAAGCGCAGATAAAGCGCCGCTGGCTGCGGAAGCGATGGGGATTATTGCCCCGCGTCTGAAAGAGCTGAACCTGATCGACAGCGTGATCCCGGAGCCGCTGGGTGGCGCGCACCGTAATCCGCTGGCGATTGCCGCTTCTCTGAAAGCGCAGCTGCTGGCCGATCTGGGCGAACTCGATGCGCTGAGCAAAGAGGAACTGCTGGATCGTCGCTATCAGCGTCTGATGAATTACGGCTACGCCTGA
- the skp gene encoding molecular chaperone Skp → MKKLLCAAGLGIAMAVSAGAQAADKIAVVNVSSIFQQLPARATVAKQLENEFKGRATELQGMERDLQTKMQRLQRDGSTMKASDRSRLEKDVMAQRETFSTKAQAFEQDNRRRQAEERNKILTRIQDAVQKVADSEGYDVVIDQNAVAYSAKAKDITADVLKQVK, encoded by the coding sequence GTGAAAAAGTTGTTGTGTGCCGCAGGTCTGGGTATTGCTATGGCGGTTTCCGCTGGAGCCCAGGCAGCTGACAAAATCGCAGTGGTGAACGTTTCCAGCATTTTCCAACAGTTACCAGCGCGTGCGACCGTTGCGAAGCAGCTTGAGAATGAATTCAAAGGCCGTGCGACCGAACTGCAGGGTATGGAACGCGATCTGCAAACTAAAATGCAGCGTTTACAGCGTGACGGTTCAACCATGAAAGCCAGCGACCGTAGCCGTCTGGAAAAAGACGTGATGGCTCAGCGCGAAACCTTCTCAACCAAAGCTCAGGCTTTCGAGCAGGATAACCGTCGTCGTCAGGCTGAAGAACGTAACAAAATTCTGACCCGCATCCAGGATGCTGTGCAGAAAGTTGCGGATAGCGAAGGCTATGATGTGGTTATCGACCAGAATGCGGTAGCCTACTCGGCTAAAGCGAAAGACATCACTGCAGATGTCCTGAAACAGGTTAAATAA
- the lpxD gene encoding UDP-3-O-(3-hydroxymyristoyl)glucosamine N-acyltransferase codes for MSSIRLADLAQQLDAELHGDGDIVISGIASMQSAQTGQITFLSNSRYREQLASCQASAVVLLDADRECFTGAALVVKNPYLTYARMAQLLDTTPQPATTISPAAVIDSTASLGKNVSIGANAVIESDVVLGDNVVIGPGCFVGKKARIGAGSRLWANVTVYHEVQIGSDCLVQSGTVIGADGFGYANDRGNWVKIPQLGTVIIGDRVEIGACTTIDRGALDNTQIGNGVIIDNQCQIAHNVVIGDNTAVAGGVIMAGSLKIGRYCMIGGASVINGHMEICDKVTVTGMGMVMRPITEPGVYSSGIPLQPNKTWRKTAALVMNIDELSKRLKAVERKVDKD; via the coding sequence ATGTCTTCAATTCGACTGGCTGATTTAGCCCAGCAGTTGGATGCAGAATTGCACGGAGATGGCGATATCGTCATCTCCGGCATTGCTTCTATGCAATCCGCTCAAACCGGTCAGATCACTTTCCTTTCCAACAGCCGTTATCGTGAACAGCTGGCCTCCTGTCAGGCGTCTGCCGTGGTGCTGTTAGACGCAGACCGCGAATGCTTTACCGGCGCGGCGTTGGTGGTGAAAAACCCTTATCTGACCTATGCCCGTATGGCGCAGCTGCTGGATACCACTCCGCAGCCGGCCACAACCATCTCGCCTGCAGCAGTGATCGATTCTACTGCCTCGCTGGGTAAAAATGTCTCGATTGGCGCAAATGCGGTGATCGAATCCGACGTTGTACTGGGTGATAACGTGGTTATCGGCCCCGGCTGCTTCGTGGGAAAAAAGGCGCGAATTGGTGCCGGTAGCCGCCTCTGGGCCAATGTTACCGTCTATCATGAAGTGCAGATCGGCAGCGATTGCCTGGTACAGTCAGGTACGGTAATTGGTGCCGACGGTTTCGGCTATGCCAACGATCGCGGCAACTGGGTGAAAATTCCTCAGCTCGGCACGGTCATTATTGGCGATCGCGTTGAGATTGGTGCCTGTACGACGATCGATCGTGGTGCGCTGGATAACACTCAAATCGGGAATGGTGTTATCATAGATAACCAGTGCCAGATTGCTCACAATGTTGTGATCGGTGACAACACTGCCGTTGCAGGCGGCGTGATTATGGCTGGCAGTCTCAAAATCGGTCGTTACTGCATGATCGGTGGGGCCAGCGTAATTAATGGTCATATGGAAATTTGTGACAAAGTAACCGTCACGGGAATGGGAATGGTGATGCGACCAATCACCGAACCTGGGGTATACTCTTCCGGGATTCCACTGCAGCCCAACAAAACCTGGCGCAAAACTGCAGCGCTGGTGATGAACATCGACGAACTGAGCAAACGCTTAAAGGCCGTTGAACGCAAGGTTGATAAAGACTGA
- the lpxA gene encoding acyl-ACP--UDP-N-acetylglucosamine O-acyltransferase gives MIDSTAVIHPSSIVEDGAVIGAGVQIGPFCVVGANVSIGEGTILKSHVVVNGHTRIGKDNTIYQFASIGEVNQDLKYDGEPTRVEIGDRNRIRESVTIHRGTAQAEGVTKLGDDNLLMVNAHIAHDCVVGNRCILANNATLAGHVTVDDFAIIGGMTAVHQFCIIGAHVMVGGCSGVAQDVPPYVIAQGNHATPFGINLVGLQRRGFSKEALHAIRNAYKLLYRSGKTLDEVKPEIAELAKAHPEVQPFYDFFARSTRGLIR, from the coding sequence GTGATTGATAGCACCGCCGTAATTCACCCAAGTTCGATCGTTGAAGACGGTGCCGTAATTGGCGCTGGCGTTCAGATTGGTCCTTTTTGCGTCGTAGGCGCGAATGTCTCAATCGGCGAAGGTACGATCCTCAAGTCGCACGTCGTGGTAAATGGCCATACCCGTATCGGTAAGGACAACACTATTTACCAGTTTGCCTCCATCGGTGAGGTAAACCAGGATCTGAAGTACGACGGTGAGCCGACCCGCGTTGAGATAGGCGATCGTAACCGCATCCGCGAGAGCGTGACCATTCACCGTGGTACTGCTCAGGCTGAAGGCGTGACCAAACTGGGTGACGATAATTTGCTGATGGTGAATGCGCATATCGCCCATGACTGCGTCGTTGGTAATCGCTGTATTCTGGCGAACAATGCCACGCTGGCAGGCCATGTTACCGTCGATGATTTCGCAATTATCGGCGGTATGACGGCGGTGCATCAGTTCTGCATTATTGGCGCGCATGTCATGGTCGGTGGCTGTTCCGGCGTGGCACAGGACGTTCCGCCTTACGTCATCGCCCAGGGCAATCACGCGACGCCATTTGGTATCAACCTTGTTGGCCTGCAGCGCCGTGGCTTCAGCAAAGAAGCCCTGCATGCAATTCGTAACGCCTACAAGCTGCTGTACCGCAGCGGTAAGACGCTGGATGAAGTGAAGCCGGAGATTGCCGAGCTGGCGAAAGCGCATCCTGAAGTTCAGCCTTTCTATGACTTCTTTGCGCGTTCGACCCGGGGTTTGATTCGTTAA